Proteins encoded together in one Procambarus clarkii isolate CNS0578487 chromosome 11, FALCON_Pclarkii_2.0, whole genome shotgun sequence window:
- the LOC138363558 gene encoding ribosome-binding protein 1-like, translating into MFGQSRHPPADTARFRRCPADTARYRRSPADTARFRRCPAGTARFRRCPAGTAKFRRCPADTARFRSCTARFRCLPADTARFKRCQQTRQGSDAALQIRQGSEAAQQKRQGSDPGQQTRQGSDAAQQTRQGSDAAQQTRQVSDAAQQTRQVSDAAQQTRQVSDAAQQTRQGSNAAQQTRQVSDAAQQTRQGSKATQHTRQGSDAAQQTRQGSDTAQQTRQGSNAAQQTRQGSDAAQQIRQGSNAAQQTRQGSDTAQQTRQGSNAAQQTRQGSDDAQQTRQGSDTAQQTRQGSNAAQPTRQGSDAAQQIRQGSNAAKQTQQGSDDA; encoded by the coding sequence ATGTTTGGCCAGTCCCGACACCCTCCAGCAGACACGGCAAGGTTCAGACGCTGCCCAGCAGACACGGCAAGGTACAGACGCAGCCCAGCAGACACGGCAAGGTTCAGACGCTGCCCAGCAGGCACGGCAAGGTTCAGACGCTGCCCAGCAGGCACGGCAAAGTTCAGACGCTGCCCAGCAGACACAGCAAGGTTCAGAAGCTGCACGGCAAGGTTCAGATGCCTCCCAGCAGACACGGCAAGGTTCAAACGTTGCCAGCAGACACGGCAAGGTTCAGACGCTGCCCTGCAGATACGGCAAGGTTCAGAAGCTGCTCAGCAGAAACGGCAAGGTTCAGATCCTGGCCAGCAGACACGGCAAGGTTCAGACGCTGCTCAGCAAACACGGCAAGGTTCAGACGCTGCCCAGCAGACACGGCAAGTTTCAGACGCTGCCCAGCAGACACGGCAAGTTTCAGACGCTGCCCAGCAGACACGGCAAGTTTCAGACGCTGCCCAGCAGACACGGCAAGGTTCTAACGCTGCCCAGCAGACACGGCAAGTTTCAGACGCTGCCCAGCAGACACGGCAAGGTTCAAAAGCTACCCAGCATACACGGCAAGGTTCAGACGCTGCCCAGCAGACACGACAAGGTTCAGACACTGCCCAGCAGACACGGCAAGGTTCTAATGCTGCCCAGCAGACACGACAAGGTTCAGACGCTGCCCAGCAGATACGGCAAGGTTCTAACGCTGCCCAGCAGACACGACAAGGTTCAGACACAGCCCAGCAGACACGGCAAGGTTCTAACGCTGCCCAACAGACACGGCAAGGTTCAGACGATGCCCAGCAGACACGACAAGGTTCAGACACTGCCCAGCAGACACGGCAAGGTTCTAATGCTGCCCAGCCGACACGACAAGGTTCAGACGCTGCCCAGCAGATACGGCAAGGTTCTAACGCTGCCAAGCAGACGCAGCAAGGTTCAGACGATGCCTAG